One genomic window of Syngnathus acus chromosome 11, fSynAcu1.2, whole genome shotgun sequence includes the following:
- the LOC119130408 gene encoding 40S ribosomal protein S18-like has translation MALVIPEKFQHILRVLNTNIDGRRKIAFAITAIKGVGRRYAHVVLRKADIDLNKRAGELTDEEVERVVTIMQNPRQYKIPDWFLNRQKDVKDGKFSQVLANGLDNKLREDLERLKKIRAHRGLRHFWGLRVRGQHTKTTGRRGRTVGVSKKK, from the exons ATG gcTTTGGTCATCCCCGAGAAATTCCAGCACATACTTCGTGTCTTGAACACAAACATTGATGGGAGGCGGAAAATCGCCTTTGCGATCACTGCCATCAAG GGTGTGGGCCGACGATACGCCCATGTGGTGCTGAGGAAGGCCGACATCGACCTCAACAAAAGAGCCGGCGAGCTGACCGATGAGGAG GTGGAGCGGGTGGTGACCATAATGCAAAATCCTCGCCAGTACAAAATCCCGGATTGGTTCCTCAACAGGCAGAAGGATGTCAAGGACGGGAAATTCAGTCAA GTGCTGGCCAATGGCCTGGACAACAAGTTGCGAGAAGATCTGGAGCGGCTGAAGAAAATACGAGCTCATCGCGGTCTCCGACACTTTTGGGG CTTGCGCGTACGCGGTCAGCACACCAAGACCACCGGCCGCCGCGGCCGCACCGTGGGCGTctccaaaaagaaataa
- the LOC119130116 gene encoding collagen alpha-1(XIV) chain-like has product MTSRAMTSRHWMVTLGFLFLMRAPPARAQGQVSSPKRFRSKVLSPTELLVSWKEPRGPLDGYVVAYSTQPGGEETEVDVAKEDTRLLIDNFDASRDYAFKVFALRGALRSKPLVGGHQAEPSGRERLESQRPHDGAPTHANAITEGEEPFTCSTPAAADVVIMVDGSWSIGRSNFHLVRSFLENLVRAFEVDEDRTRVGLVQFSGEPRLEWQLNRHRSKAAVLDAVRNLPYKGGNTLTGLALSFVLENSFKAESGSRGHVPKVAILITDGKSQDDVVPPAQTLRNAGIRVFAVGVKNADEEELKAIASPPADMHVYNVADFDVMSDIVGVLTRSVCRTVEQLAEAGGGAPPPEGVAPPRDLVTSDVTARSFRVTWTPPPTGQVERYRVVYYPANGGRPEEKVVPGSEHSVLLDHLSSLSEYQVAVFAVYRSTASEALRGSATTLALPTVEHLDLSEPTHDTMRVRWTTAPAASGYMILYAPLSQGGLDDEKEVKVASDVEEAELEGLIPSTEYTVTVYAMYGEEASDPITGQLSTLALLPATNLRLTDVGHSSARLSWDSPSRKATGYSVVYTRSDGVESNQVEVGRETNWLLSNLSPQTEYTVGVVATYDRGRAEPATQSFLTRNVPEPTDVRSHDASTAGFRVSWQTPTDDVALYRLSWTPADGGHRGDGDSGEVLLNTNTNTYTLTGLRPSTEYEVLLSAIYENEVESEQVVLLEYTVERTTTVAMTTTSIAVPRDGVRGMTVDDRTTSSLRVSWQHLDAHDVRHYRLSYSSAAGNQETRTLPSTQSSLVLQPLMPDTQYKVTVTPVYLDGDGATVTATGRTFPLSPAGNLRVSEEWYNRFRISWDLPASPTTGFRVVYQPLSAPGPALETFVGRDVSTMMIVNLLSDTEYGVKVLASYSGGSSEALLGRARTQRLVVSDLSIYQQSADGLCARWQPQRHAAAYRVVIQSASGGHVEEAKLSAGSITHCFNNLRPDTLYKISVYAQLQDGSQGPAVTAAAKTQAASTPAPTVPPTTTPLPTVPPAKEVCKAAKADLAFLVDGSWSIGDDNFLKIIGFLFSTAGALDRIGPDGTQVAIAQFSDDTRTEFALSAYDHKERLLEAINKISYKGGNTQTGRAIRHMKDNIFTAEGGVRRGVPKVLVVLTDGRSQDDVSKVSEEMRMEGFVVFAIGFADADYAELVSIASKPSERHVFFVDNLDAVKKIEEKLVTFVCEAATATCPSVAMHGSGTTPGFRMMELFGLLGERYSSLPGVSMVPGTFNAFPCFRLHSDALLAQPTRFLHPEGLPSDYTIALLFRLLPNTPQEPFALWEVLDKDQQPLVGVILDNGGKTLTFFNNDYRGNFQTVTFEGPHVKKLFHGSFHKLHVVISKTSASVLVDCQDVSTKTIEAAGNISTDGMEVLGRMVRSRGNKDNSAPFELQMFDIVCSTSWASRDQCCELPSLRNEAQCPAMPKACTCTQDSRGAAGPAGPPGGPGIRGARGERGVPGPVGPAGAVGEPGVPGPQGAPGPLGPSGRSIRGSPGAPGEPGQKGESGQRGLQGVAGRVGTPGREGLPGPRGPPGKDGPPGRPGSSGTIGNPGAPGAPGNTGAPGKHGELGPPGPSGTKGDKGERGDLQSTATVQTIARQVCEQLIQSHMAQFNTLLNHAPSPSVTIRTVPGPPGESGRNGSPGPQGEQGPSGRPGFPGQNGQNGQPGERGPPGERGEKGSAGVGVQGPRGPPGPPGAPGQGRSGSPGPSGRPGNPGAPGRPGVPGPVGSAGPPGYCDQNSCVGYNVGVQLPSNIFPNYGEAEEEDPYRYYQPDYPPPRPVQDPELDTERSELELNFQDEGVGP; this is encoded by the exons ATGACGTCACGCGCGATGACGTCACGCCACTGGATGGTCACTTTGGGCTTCCTGTTTTTAATGCGCGCCCCGCCTGCGCGAGCACAAGGACAAG TGTCTTCCCCGAAAAGGTTCCGGAGCAAAGTACTGAGTCCCACCGAGCTTTTGGTGTCCTGGAAGGAACCCAGAGGTCCGCTTGACGGATACGTGGTGGCCTACAGCACACAGCCTG GCGGCGAGGAGACGGAGGTAGACGTGGCCAAAGAGGACACCCGGCTGCTGATCGACAACTTTGATGCCAGTCGAGACTACGCCTTCAAAGTGTTTGCCCTGAGAGGGGCGCTAAGAAGCAAACCGCTGGTGGGCGGACACCAAG ccgAACCCTCAGGACGAGAAAGGCTCGAGAGTCAACGTCCGCACGATGGCGCCCCCACGCACGCCAACGCCATCACTGAGG GTGAGGAGCCGTTCACGTGCAGCACACCGGCCGCCGCGGATGTGGTGATCATGGTGGATGGCTCCTGGAGCATTGGCCGCAGCAACTTCCACCTGGTGAGAAGCTTCCTGGAGAACCTGGTGCGGGCCTTCGAAGTGGATGAGGACCGCACGCGCGTGG GCTTGGTGCAGTTCAGCGGCGAGCCGAGGCTGGAGTGGCAACTGAACCGTCACCGGAGCAAAGCGGCCGTGCTGGACGCCGTTCGGAACCTGCCGTACAAAGGCGGGAACACCCTGACAG GTCTGGCGCTGAGCTTCGTCCTGGAGAACAGCTTCAAAGCAGAGTCTGGATCCCGAGGTCACGTCCCTAAAGTTGCCATCCTAATTACGGACGGAAAGTCCCAAGATGACGTGGTGCCCCCCGCGCAGACCCTGAGGAACGCCGGGATTCGAGTGTTTGCCGTTG GCGTGAAGAACGCGGACGAGGAAGAgctgaaggccatcgcctcgCCGCCCGCCGACATGCACGTCTACAATGTGGCCGACTTTGATGTGATGAGCGACATCGTGGGCGTTCTGACCAGGAGCGTGTGCCGCACGGTGGAGCAGCTGGCAG AGGCAGGCGGTGGCGCCCCCCCGCCAGAAGGCGTGGCCCCTCCCCGCGACCTGGTGACCTCCGATGTCACAGCTCGGAGTTTCCGCGTGACGTGGACACCGCCGCCGACTGGTCAAGTGGAGCGCTACCGCGTGGTTTACTACCCGGCGAACGGCGGCAGGCCGGAGGAGAAG GTAGTGCCGGGATCGGAGCACAGCGTCCTGCTGGACCACCTCAGTTCTCTGAGCGAATACCAGGTGGCCGTGTTCGCCGTCTACCGCAGCACCGCCAGCGAGGCGCTGAGAGGCAGCGCCACCACGC TGGCCTTGCCCACCGTGGAGCACCTGGACCTGTCAGAGCCCACCCACGACACCATGAGGGTCCGCTGGACGACCGCCCCGGCTGCATCAGGATACATGATCCTTTACGCGCCCCTCAGCCAGGGAGGGCTCGACGACGAGAAAGAG GTGAAGGTGGCGTCCGATGTGGAAGAGGCGGAGCTGGAGGGTCTGATACCGTCAACGGAGTATACGGTGACGGTGTACGCCATGTATGGAGAGGAGGCCAGCGACCCCATCACCGGCCAGCTCAGCACGT TGGCGCTGCTCCCGGCGACCAATCTGCGACTGACGGACGTGGGCCACAGCTCTGCCCGACTCAGCTGGGACTCCCCGTCCAGGAAGGCAACGGGCTACAGCGTCGTTTACACCCGCAGCGACGGCGTGGAAAGTAACCAG GTGGAGGTGGGCCGCGAGACCAACTGGTTGCTAAGCAACCTGAGCCCTCAGACCGAGTACACAGTGGGTGTGGTTGCCACCTACGACCGGGGGCGAGCAGAGCCGGCCACGCAGAGCTTCTTAACAC GCAACGTTCCAGAACCAACGGACGTGAGAAGCCATGACGCCTCTACAGCCGGCTTCCGGGTGTCGTGGCAGACCCCCACTGACGACGTGGCGCTCTACCGCCTCAGCTGGACGCCCGCAGACGGTGGCCACCGTGGCGACGGTGACAGCGGGGAG GTGCTGCTCAACACCAACACGAACACCTACACGCTCACTGGACTCCGACCCTCGACCGAGTATGAGGTCCTCTTGAGCGCCATCTATGAGAATGAGGTGGAGAGCGAGCAGGTTGTGCTGCTGGAATACACGG tGGAGAGAACGACCACTGTTGCTATGACAACCACCAGCATTGCAG TGCCTCGTGACGGCGTGCGGGGCATGACCGTGGATGACCGGACCACCTCTAGTCTGCGGGTGTCATGGCAACACTTGGACGCCCACGACGTCCGCCATTACCGCCTCAGCTACAGCAGCGCGGCCGGAAACCAGGAGACG AGGACGCTGCCGTCCACCCAGAGCAGTTTGGTTTTGCAGCCGCTGATGCCCGACACCCAGTACAAAGTGACTGTCACGCCTGTTTATCTGGATGGAGACGGCGCTACGGTCACGGCCACGGGACGCACGT TTCCACTGTCACCTGCTGGGAATCTGCGCGTTTCCGAGGAATGGTACAACCGCTTTCGGATCAGCTGGGACCTTCCCGCTTCTCCCACGACGGGCTTCCGCGTGGTGTACCAGCCGCTGTCGG CCCCCGGACCTGCCTTGGAGACCTTTGTGGGCCGGGACGTGAGCACCATGATGATCGTCAACCTGCTAAGTGACACCGAGTACGGCGTCAAAGTCCTGGCGTCTTACAGCGGCGGGTCCAGCGAGGCGCTGTTGGGCCGGGCCCGGACGC AGCGCCTGGTCGTGAGCGACCTGAGCATTTACCAGCAGAGCGCCGATGGCTTGTGCGCTCGCTGGCAGCCGCAGAGACACGCCGCCGCCTACCGGGTCGTCATCCAGTCGGCCAGCG GCGGTCACGTGGAGGAAGCCAAGCTGAGCGCAGGATCCATCACCCACTGTTTCAACAACCTAAGGCCCGACACGCTGTACAAGATCAGCGTTTACGCGCAGCTGCAGGACGGAAGCCAAGGCCCTGCAGTGACGGCCGCCGCCAAAACTC AAGCCGCCTCAACCCCGGCTCCCACCGTGCCGCCGACCACCACCCCGCTCCCCACAGTTCCCCCTGCCAAAGAAG tctGCAAGGCAGCCAAGGCTGACCTGGCCTTCTTGGTGGACGGTTCCTGGAGCATCGGCGACGACAACTTCCTGAAGATCATCGGCTTCTTGTTCAGTACCGCCGGGGCGCTGGACCGCATTGGGCCCGACGGCACACAG GTCGCCATCGCTCAGTTCAGCGATGACACGCGCACCGAGTTTGCCTTGAGCGCCTACGACCACAAGGAGCGCCTCCTGGAGGCCATCAACAAAATCTCCTACAAGGGAGGAAACACCCAGACAG GACGTGCGATCCGCCACATGAAGGACAACATCTTCACGGCGGAGGGCGGAGTCAGAAGGGGAGTCCCCAAGGTTCTGGTGGTCCTCACCGATGGCCGATCGCAGGATGACGTCAGCAAGGTCTCAGAGGAGATGCGGATGGAAG GCTTCGTCGTCTTCGCAATCGGGTTCGCCGACGCCGACTACGCTGAGTTGGTGAGCATCGCCAGCAAACCGAGCGAGAGACATGTCTTTTTTGTGGACAACCTGGATGCTGTCAAGAAGATTGAAGAGAAGCTGGTGACCTTTGTGTGCGAAGCTGCCACGGCCA caTGTCCCTCCGTGGCCATGCACGGCAGCGGCACCACTCCCG GTTTCCGCATGATGGAGCTGTTTGGACTGCTGGGGGAGCGCTACAGCAGCCTACCCGGCGTTTCCATGGTACCCGGAACCTTTAACGCATTCCCGTGCTTTCGCTTGCACAGCGACGCGCTCCTGGCTCAGCCAACCAG GTTCCTCCACCCAGAAGGTCTTCCCTCGGACTACACCATTGCGCTGCTGTTTCGCCTGCTGCCTAACACTCCCCAGGAACCTTTTGCACTCTGGGAGGTCTTGGACAAGGATCAGCAGCCACTGGTGGGCGTCATCCTGGACA ATGGAGGGAAGACGTTGACCTTCTTCAACAATGACTACAGAGGGAACTTTCAGACTGTCACCTTTGAGGGTCCGCACGTCAAGAAACTTTTCCATGGGAGCTTTCACAAG CTCCACGTGGTGATCAGCAAGACTAGCGCCAGCGTGCTTGTGGACTGTCAGGATGTGTCCACCAAGACTATCGAGGCGGCAGGAAACATCAGCACGGACGGAATGGAGGTTCTGGGCAGGATGGTTCGCTCCAGAGGGAACAAGGACAACTCGGCGCCA TTTGAGCTCCAGATGTTTGACATTGTGTGCAGTACCTCATGGGCCTCCAGGGATCAGTGCTGTGAACTTCCTAGTTTG CGCAACGAGGCCCAGTGTCCTGCCATGCCGAAGGCCTGCACCTGCACTCAGGACAGCAGAGGCGCCGCAGGCCCTGCCGGACCCCCT GGTGGGCCAGGAATACGAGGAGCCCGAGGTGAGCGTGGAGTGCCCGGTCCAGTG GGGCCTGCTGGAGCTGTAGGTGAGCCTGGAGTGCCAGGACCCCAGGGGGCCCCAGGACCACTAGGGCCCAGCGGGCGCTCCATCAGGGGTTCCCCG GGTGCTCCGGGGGAGCCAGGACAGAAAGGAGAGTCGGGGCAACGAGGTCTGCAG GGCGTGGCCGGCCGAGTGGGCACTCCCGGCAGAGAAGGACTTCCCGGCCCCAGA GGGCCGCCGGGCAAAGACGGCCCCCCCGGCCGACCGGGCTCCTCTGGAACCATT GGAAATCCTGGAGCCCCAGGGGCCCCTGGAAACACAGGTGCCCCGGGAAAACACGGAGAACTGGGACCGCCG GGTCCGAGCGGAACCAAGGGCGACAAAGGCGAACGG GGCGACCTGCAGTCCACGGCCACAGTCCAGACCATCGCCAGGCAGGTGTGTGAGCAGCTGATTCAGA GTCACATGGCTCAGTTCAACACCCTCCTAAACCACGCGCCCAGCCCATCTGTGACCATCCGCACCGTCCCGGGACCTCCTGGAGAATCCGGTCGAAATGGATCGCCAGGGCCCCAAGGGGAACAGGGCCCCTCTGGAAGGCCTGGTTTCCCCGGACAAAATGGACAGAACGGCCAGCCCGGAGAACGAG GTCCCCCAGGTGAAAGGGGTGAAAAGGGTTCCGCTGGTGTGGGAGTTCAGGGCCCTAGAGGACCGCCAGGACCTCCTG GTGCTCCAGGCCAAGGCAGGTCCGGCAGTCCAGGCCCGTCCGGGAGACCTGGGAATCCAGGAGCACCAGGACGTCCTGGGGTTCCAGGCCCAGTGGGCTCCGCCGGTCCTCCGGGTTACTGTGACCAGAATTCCTGCGTGGGCTACAACGTTGGAG TCCAGCTGCCGTCCAACATTTTCCCCAACTACGGtgaggcggaggaggaagacCCGTACCGCTACTATCAGCCTGACTACCCGCCTCCGCGGCCTGTCCAGGACCCGGAGCTGGATACGGAGCGTTCTGAACTGGAACTGAACTTCCAAGATGAGGGGGTGGGGCCATAG